DNA sequence from the Scylla paramamosain isolate STU-SP2022 chromosome 4, ASM3559412v1, whole genome shotgun sequence genome:
TCCTGGCAGACCCTTGCAGTGCCCTGAGCCCCCAGCCACGGAACAGCGACCTCGGGCGCCCCTCACTTTCCTGGAAGGCCACACAAAGGCTACataattcttttttacttcaCATTTAGAGCAGCACGTGACCACACTGCCCTAATGACGCCTCGCTGGGACAATTGTGGTATTACCTGGCCAATCATGAACACGAGTGCACGAGTGGGGAGGTTAGAGTGACGCCCaagagaagagacagacagacagagagccgGCATGAATGAACGAAGGCTGCCAGGAAACAGAACTTGCTTAGGAAAAGATGTGATTCAGATAAGTGCAGTGCCTCGGCTTGTTTACAGTGCCCTGAgctgtgaaagaggaggaggaggaggaggaggaggaggagaaggagagcagtTGCCTCCACCACCCGCCGGCAGGTTAGCAGCACACAATCAATACGGCGCGGCTCGGAGGTGACGAGGCCGCTCAACGTGAACACGGAACGAAAACAAACGAGGACGACCACTAGGAAGCGAAGGACAAGGAGGGCgacgaggagcaggaaaaggaggaagaggaggatcagcaccagtgaggaggaggaagaggaggactgggAGAACCTCTTTAAATCTGTCCTTATTTCCTGAGTGCTTGATCGATCGCGCGGAGCTGGTGCTGCTGCCCACCCGAGCCGACGTCAGGCAggcaggagaggggagggaagaagggagaggtgggggtgggAAGGGTTGCAAGGCTTCCCCAACTAGTGCTTCCCCGTGAGAAAGGAATCGAGGgtgtgggaggtgagggggggggggggaggaaaggcCACGtgcatgaagggaaggagaatcaatcagtcagccagtcggtCAGTGAGTCAATCACCGAGGTATTGCATCATGCAGTTTATGGTAATTGTGTGTGAATAAATAATGACTAGTCCAGAGGTTTGATATTCAGGTGTtgcaaaatttctctctctctctctctctctctctctctctctctctctctctctctctctctctctctctctctctctctctctctctctctctctctctctctctctctctctctctctccttaatgtGTATTCTTTCCCTACTTGATAGCTTACCTTCCTGCTTACCTTCCTgcttacctgcctgcctgcctgcctgccttcacCCCACATGCCTGTACCTATTAAacctacctccctctcctccttcatcctctcctccacccttaccCACTCCTTGCCGCTCCTGCCTCACTAATGCTGCCTTTCCGCCTCACCCCCATCCCGATCTTCCCCACTTGACCTCATTCGCTCTAAAATGCTGAcactgctttttcttttcattatctgcCTGTCTCCTCGTTTGCTTTTTCCATCACGCCTCCGTCTCAACTCCTCGCGGCGTTCCTGTGCTGTCTATCCTTCAGTCTTTTTTGCTTTCCTGTCTATTTTCTCTTAAGGTCCATATTGCTAAATTCATTCCCAGGGGAGCTTTGTCGTGTAGAAAACTGTAGTGCTTAtctccatattttgaaacacttcgaTGGCGTACTTCCACTACATTTAAATaactctaattgaagttacacgggtctttaatggtgtttgtttatggtcgtagtggcagattaataagatttctacatgatCAACAGGAGAATTGCTCTTGAGAATccgactgatcatctctgtggccttggaaaatagtcgtggtaagacagcaaagcgtttcaggatACGGTCCTTATTTAGAAGCTTGTACCTATAACTCATTGTTCATTGTCCCCTGCATGTAGCGGTgaatggagagggaaaagatgtaGTTAATGATCGTCTGCCTTCCTTATCTTGTTTattgcctcttccttttccttgtttccttcagtcttccctttcaatccttttcttcctccctcccgctgcGTTCCATGAGGCTGTTCTTTcctcacgccacacacacacacacacacacacacacacacacacacaacggccTTTGtcccaccgccgccgccgctccaCGCACGCTCCCGCTACACTCTCGGGGAATGTTTGAGGCTTGAAGGGCAAAGGAGGACACGTTTGCAGTGGTGTTACAAGCCCGCCGCGGTGCTCAACAACCACGCCGACACGAGGGAAGGGGTTGAACTCAGGGATGTGTTCAGTACTTGTGCGGATACACTGCTTGGAATGCACACATGGGAATGCATTTAATCCTATGACTACTAAtggaatgtttatttttgttttttggcgATCCTAAACGATTTAACTCATTAAAAATTAAGCAACAAGCACTATTTTGCCGTCAATGTTGTCTTTCAAAACTGTTATCTAGACTTAGACCACACTATGATATCAAGCTGGAAAGAAGCTGTAGAAGTCAATGTTTAAGTGataagaaaaacataaataaatgctTGGAAATAGTGAAATACACACTTAAGCTAGTTCTGCCTTTAAGTTATACATATACTAGTTGGAATGCACACCTAAAGGCGGTTCTATCTTTAAGTGACACATTATACCTAACTAATACACAAATTTTATATATGACGTAGTTTTAAAGACAAGCAGCGAGCTAATAATTTCTCTACCCATGTTCGATAAAGCTGATATGAAACACGCATAATATCAATAGCTCATTTGATGGAAATTTGCATATAGGATCCACGGCATTAATTATCATAGTGCTGCTCTGAATGAAAAACAcagccattcattcatttatttcgcTATTAACCCGGGCATCATAATGAACCAGCTATACACATATGTTGAATAATTCGCAATACACCACGCggcggggggaggagaggagggacaaCCAACTGCGCGAAGTCATGGGTGGATAATGGCTCGCATTCTGAAACTCTGcgctttcaccacgactattttcgaagaccacagagataattagccgggttttcaagcgTCTTTCTCTTAATGAtcgtgtagaaatcttgtttatctgtcactagTACCGTAAAAACAGCTTTAATAAAaccctgtgtaacttcaactaaagccttttgaaagtaatggaggtgcggcgaggaagtgtttcagaatatgagctATTAATAACTTGCCGCATTCCCTTCCTGGTGTTCAGTTTTCCCTTCACTCTGTAAATGtcctgatctgctgacagtctcctcACGAAACCCGACAACTGGCAGAGCGTCAACAAATCAACAAATCAGAGGCGTTAAGACTtggataaaacaaaacaaagtagAGAGTGAGTATATTGTGGTTCAGTTGAGTGTTGGTCCAGAGAACAGCTTTGGCACTTCCCGGCGTGTCGTTTCTCACAGCCtggatcttttcttttctttcttcaatttcctttttcttttctttcatcgttCAAAGTTTATACgccgttccttttttttttaatatcttcatGGTCAAGCAAGTATTCTCTAGTaacgtcttcttcctctttgtatAGATGTTATAATTTTTTGCACTCATCTCCTCCTTGTATTCTGAGcaccacaaaagaaaaaaaaaatctttgccAGCCCTCTCGGCCTCCTGCGGCTTCATTGCAATCCTATCTTACTGTATCCGTAAACCTCTTAGGTCCGCTTGTTTTTCTCCTGCCGGTTAGATTCACCTCcagcatccttctcctcttgacATGTCCAACCCACCTCAGTCTCGCATCTCTAGCTCTTAATAGTCTGCCTTCATCATCCAGCTCATCACATTTCAACACTTTCGCTAACCTCTATTCTTCCTTAGTAAACCCTGCGTGACTACTGACCTCTCCTGACCCCTTCTCCAATACACGCATCGGTGACACACTTTCCGCCAGCCAGTGTTCCCTGAAGCCCTAGGGAGAGAAGCAGTTTCAAGGTCACAGGGAAGGTTGCTCCGGCTCGCTCCCTTTCCTTGTGCATGTAACAAGTAACTCACGATTATGGCGGAAGGATGGCTTCTTAATGGGTGAGGCAGTGgtgtaaggagaaggaggagaaggaggaggaggaggaggatgttaatGGAGTGATTGCTCTACGTACGGCGCCCCAACAACCGGGTCGTGTCGCCATGGAGTGAGAAAAGAAGGCtaagtgattgattgattgatgttATGaagcacaagaggaggaggagcaggagcaggaggagcaggaggagcaggaggagcaggaggaggaggagaaggacccGTATCTGACCCGCATAATGACAGCAGAATTACCAATATAGGTAAGACTGCCTTGCGTGTCACAAGAGAGCAGTGGATGGGTTCACGTATACACACAGTAATCTCTAAAAGTTTGATGCAGATCTATGCAGATACATCTCCATATTATTTACCTGTCTTGGTAACGTATTCCAGGTGCTAAGGAAAGGCATTTTCATACGAGTATTCAGCGACAAGGAATAAGGTTGTAAATGTAAGCTAGGAATACTTCGGCGTTGTAAAAAGTATTAGttatcaattttctttattttttctacgtcTGAAGAGCACTAGCTATGGGCAAATAAAATGGGAAATTTAACTCTGCATCCCAAGACGTCAAAGcgagcgaaaaagaaaaaaagttaaaagaaattaaGCTAACTTGTTTTAAGAGGCGCCTTGATATTTATCTTTTGAAACacaaaggatggagagagagagagagagagagagagagagagagagagagagagagagagagagagagagagagagagagagagagagagagagagagaaaacggtgaGTTCTAAGACTTACCGTGATTACATGAGCAGCTACTCAAGTACACCTATTAACCACGGCCTCTTCACGCCTCCCCGCCACGCTGCCACGCTTATCACAAAACAATGACACAACACAACCACGCGGCGTCATGGTGCGGAGATCAGCAAGTACGTATGTAGGCCTATTGTTTACCGGTACCAACCAGCCTAGGCCTCCACGCCCATCTGGTGCCCCGAGTGTAATCACATTATGTGCGTAGTATGTGTTATCaacttgagtgtgtgtgtgtgtgtgtgtgtgtgtgtgtgtgtgtgtgtgtgtgtgtgtgtgtatgtgtgtgtgtgtgtgtgtgtgtgtgtgtttaggtcaTAAGCCTAATTTCTTTTTGTTACCTACATGctctctccacacacatacacacacacacacacgatgcaaaTCACATGAACTACTATTTACAGCAAATTTGAATAATATCTCACTGCCATCACCCTCCACAGTGCTTCAGCCAGTACATCACTCAGTCTGCGTTCTGGTCAAATTTGTGTatctctacaacaacaacattttacGCATGGCCACTGATTCTTGAAAGCTGCACTCGATAGACTTACAGTGTGATTGCAATTGGGTCCGCGTTTCTGCAATGTGAAACGTTTCAGTGCGTGATTTCAACTAATTTTCAGTAATCTCTAGCTGTATAAGTGGTGGAGGGTTTTAAAAACGCTTTTCATGATCCTggtaaaatattaacaaaaattttacactattaatgagagaaaaaagaatgaaaacccAATTAGtgatctctgcggcctttgaaaacagtccccACAAAAGTGTaaagcatttcaaaatataACCTTTAATCTACGGTGTGTGAACTAAACCTTTGGTAAAGCATTGCTGTTACATGTGGAGCATATCATCGATCTGTACTTTTGTGAGTCTTGTTCGTCATACTGTGGTAATCTGGGTGCACTGAATAGTTGTGAGGCGAATGTTGGAGGTTTGAAATGGAGACTCGGGAGTGAATGAGGATGTTACGTGTAAAACTAAATATCGAAGACAATGGTCTCTTCATTTAGTACATTGCTATGGAGCTTTTTCAGTCCTTATAAAAAGTGCTGTGGGCTCCAATTCCAagaatcataattttttttttttcagaattaggtatttcattattattattattattattattattattattattattattattattattattattattattattttattttatttatttatttattcattttatatttaACAATTTCAATGATCTATGTCAAGTATTCCATGAGTACCTTGTAAAGTGTTAGATGACTTGACCATTCCTATCTGTTCCCACACTCAAAGGTTTATCTCCTCACTGAAGCCAGCAGTTCCGGGAGGTCATTGCTACGCTTATCGCATCCTAAAAGGTTTATCTCCTCATCGAAGACACCTGTTCCCTTCCCAACAGGTGTTCTGGGAGGTCACTGTTACGCTTATCACACCACTCCACTAGGCGTACAGTATACCACGTGTTGAACATGTTGGCGGGGGCAGGAGGGGTTAAGTGTGCCACAGGTGTGTTTTCTGCGTAGTAAGTGATGTAAgggggcggagcggggcggggcggggcggggcggggcgggacggggtgTCAAGGATGGGGTCAGGGAAGATCCAAAGTGAGAGTGCGTGTCCTCTATTCCCTTTACTTCTGTCTTCATGTACTCGTGTCTCTCAGAGTTGTTTCTCGAGGAATGGAATGCCGAGTCAGGCACGTGATCATTATGACGTCGTGATGTTGATATCATTTTGCAGCCAATCGTTGAATGAATAAGTATGTAATGTTAACTCGGGTAGAAAAGATGCAAGCAAACTACAACTTCTGTTTCTATCCACAGAAAAAGTTGGCTGACGCGCTACGAGTCGGCACGGGGGGCGGCCTCTGCTTCTGCGGCATCAACGTTTACTTCAAGAATGACAAATTCTACGACGACTGGGTGATGCCGCTGTTCGGACGCCTCGAGCCAGAGACGGCGTACGCGGTGGCCCAGAAGGCGGCCAAGTACAACCTGGTGTCCAAGGAAAAGCTGCAGGAATCCAGACTACTGGTGAGTACTCAGCCAATGGCCGAGGGCGCCTTGGACCACGAGAAGACtcccctgcaggaggaggaggagtccagTGTGACGTTCAAGTGTGTGGAGTTCACGAGCTCCGAGGAGGACCTGATGGGTGCTCACACCGACACGGACCGACCGAGCGGCGTCACGTGTGAGTCGCTCTCGCCTTCCAAAGCTTACGATTCCGAGTTTGAGGTGGATGAGTCGTGCCTTGAGATCTGCATAGAGGACGAGGGAGGGTCGCTGCTCCGCGAGTCAGGCACCTGCGAGGAGTGCCGGGCGTGTCCCCCACATGGCGGTGGGGAACCATGCTGTGGCACCCACGGCGGGGGACGCGTCGCCTCCCGTCGGTACCTGAGCGAGTCGGGCTACCCCAGTAGTGACCTCTCCTGCTGCGGGTCACCGCGCGCCGAGAGGAACTGTGTCACGCCGGACTCCCCCTCGCTGAGCATGCGTGTGAACATTGCGTCTCCACTccgcagcagcaagatgtcCCTCGCCACCATGATCGACGGCACCAACCCTGTGTACGACAGGGACCACctggacgaggaggacgagttGGCACTGGTGGACGAGGAGGCGTGCGAGGAGGCGCAGCTCAAACAGGAGCACagggaacaagaagaggaagaagaagaggaggaagacagggaagaAGAACTAAGGACAAGAGACGCTCTCCTCCCTCCCGATTACGAGGGTCCCTGTGGCTTCCTGGGAGGttcggcggtggcggtggcccGGCACGACCAGCTGGTCCTGGCCTCCAGCTAGGCACCGCGATACACCCTTTGTTACTCACACACTTGCTGGCGTGCATCTTGACATATCACACCACCTAATACTTTCTTTCTAATGTCAGGACCattcatgtttttcattttttgtcgcATTTTTTATATACGCGTTTGGAAGCGTCCCGGCTGGCGTGCAGGGTGTCCCGGGCCAAGATGCTGGGAAGCACAGGGTAGCACAGGACTGACGAGAGTAGGAGTGTAAATAGAAAGTAGCTGTGACTCAGTATTAGTTAGAGGTTGACCCGCTGTGGTGTAGAGTATACTTGTATACGTATACTAGACAGGCCTTAGTGGTgtgcaaaaaaagagagagagagagagagagagagagagagagagagagagagagagagagagagagagagagagagagagagagagagagagagagagagagagagagagagagagaatgcaattaACTAGATGTCGTAAATCACTTGCTGAAAattaatttagaaaaaaagtgttcatgtgtgtgcgtgtgcgtgcgtgcgtgcgtgtatgtgtgtgtaagtttctCCTGAAGGAGTAGTATTGTAGAAATTGAAATCTCCTCTCGGGAAGGAGcaaggaacagaggaggagaaggaggaggaggaggaggaggaggaggaggaggaggaggaggaggaggaggaggaggaggaggagagccgcGCGTGGGTCACCCTGTTCGCCCTGGCCGCCGCCCACCTGCTGGTACCAAGCTTTAATAACTGCAAGGAAATGCAACGcttatttttctactttccaCTGATATGCAAGACAATACTCGAGCAGTGGCCCGCAGAGGAAGAATCACTAAGCgtacataacaataaaaatgatagAAAGTGAGAATTataaatatatgtacatattATATATACGAGGATTGTTTTCATGAAAGATTTTACAAgtatattaaagaaagaaattatccGATtctaaaaattaaaagaagataTATTCTTCAACAATCTagtacttattttttattagttttatttaaaAGCTTTACcttatttaactattttgatTATCATTTGCACTGCACTAACatcaatatttgtttttttttgttatcctgtATTGATTTAAgctttttatattcattttttttctctcacctaatcaatttttttttttattttttttcagttctgtgtgagttttcatttcttttcttttccctttgatTTTTGACAGACGCCGCCTGCCCTCT
Encoded proteins:
- the LOC135099994 gene encoding uncharacterized protein LOC135099994 isoform X1 codes for the protein MATTAATTAVYSQVFKKKLADALRVGTGGGLCFCGINVYFKNDKFYDDWVMPLFGRLEPETAYAVAQKAAKYNLVSKEKLQESRLLVSTQPMAEGALDHEKTPLQEEEESSVTFKCVEFTSSEEDLMGAHTDTDRPSGVTCESLSPSKAYDSEFEVDESCLEICIEDEGGSLLRESGTCEECRACPPHGGGEPCCGTHGGGRVASRRYLSESGYPSSDLSCCGSPRAERNCVTPDSPSLSMRVNIASPLRSSKMSLATMIDGTNPVYDRDHLDEEDELALVDEEACEEAQLKQEHREQEEEEEEEEDREEELRTRDALLPPDYEGPCGFLGGSAVAVARHDQLVLASS
- the LOC135099994 gene encoding uncharacterized protein LOC135099994 isoform X2 encodes the protein MPLFGRLEPETAYAVAQKAAKYNLVSKEKLQESRLLVSTQPMAEGALDHEKTPLQEEEESSVTFKCVEFTSSEEDLMGAHTDTDRPSGVTCESLSPSKAYDSEFEVDESCLEICIEDEGGSLLRESGTCEECRACPPHGGGEPCCGTHGGGRVASRRYLSESGYPSSDLSCCGSPRAERNCVTPDSPSLSMRVNIASPLRSSKMSLATMIDGTNPVYDRDHLDEEDELALVDEEACEEAQLKQEHREQEEEEEEEEDREEELRTRDALLPPDYEGPCGFLGGSAVAVARHDQLVLASS